One window from the genome of Streptomyces sp. NBC_01476 encodes:
- a CDS encoding transglycosylase family protein produces MATAAATGAGIALPLLGAATAQAADQTTWDRVAFCETGGMWHANTHNGFYGGLAITQDTWDQYGGTAYAKRPDLATEAQQIAVAEKMLTDLGPNAWPGCEQGTGLLPDDAAPTDPGAPTPAQPGEHTPASTPTTDPSTPATTPPSAGTGSTDPTATPPPVTPTTPSTGSTDPTATPPPVTPSDPTVPGTPATPPTGTVTPPPVTPGSGATTLAPTDPTAGLPGASDGTGSTGKHAKPYSPTDEELAAQDQATRTQIYSITDPGPVNTSVDTTNKGDDSGTSRPDGYTVGLGDSLSGIATAQHVDGGWQHLYDINHQSIGDNPNLIKPGQILNLG; encoded by the coding sequence CCAGACCACCTGGGACCGTGTCGCGTTCTGCGAGACCGGCGGCATGTGGCACGCCAACACCCACAACGGCTTCTACGGCGGCCTCGCCATCACCCAGGACACCTGGGACCAGTACGGCGGCACCGCGTACGCCAAGCGGCCGGACCTCGCCACCGAGGCCCAGCAGATCGCCGTGGCCGAGAAGATGCTCACCGACCTGGGGCCGAACGCCTGGCCCGGCTGCGAGCAGGGCACCGGCCTGCTCCCCGACGACGCCGCGCCGACCGACCCGGGCGCCCCGACGCCGGCGCAGCCCGGCGAGCACACGCCCGCGAGCACCCCGACGACGGACCCGTCGACTCCGGCGACCACGCCGCCGAGCGCCGGCACCGGCAGCACGGACCCGACGGCCACCCCGCCGCCGGTCACCCCCACCACGCCGTCGACGGGCAGCACCGACCCGACCGCGACGCCGCCGCCGGTGACGCCCTCCGACCCGACCGTGCCCGGTACGCCCGCCACACCGCCCACCGGGACCGTCACCCCGCCGCCGGTCACCCCTGGCTCCGGCGCCACCACGCTGGCCCCCACGGACCCCACGGCGGGCCTCCCGGGCGCGAGCGACGGCACCGGCAGCACCGGCAAGCACGCGAAGCCCTACAGCCCCACCGACGAGGAACTGGCCGCACAGGACCAGGCGACCCGGACGCAGATCTACTCGATCACCGACCCGGGCCCGGTGAACACCTCGGTGGATACCACCAACAAGGGTGATGATTCGGGCACTTCACGGCCCGACGGCTACACGGTGGGTCTTGGCGACTCGCTCTCCGGCATCGCGACCGCGCAGCATGTGGACGGCGGCTGGCAGCACCTCTACGACATCAACCACCAGTCGATCGGCGACAACCCGAACCTCATCAAACCCGGACAGATCCTCAACCTCGGCTGA